A single genomic interval of Camelina sativa cultivar DH55 chromosome 11, Cs, whole genome shotgun sequence harbors:
- the LOC104722805 gene encoding golgin subfamily A member 6-like protein 22 isoform X2 yields the protein MEGVGARLGRSSTRYGPATVFTGPVRKWKKKWVHVSPSAKKDNNNTASAAASVVNNGGGSNSDGSNGSHLLLYKWAPLSQNGNGNEDGNKSESNSPSDDSVTAAAAAEDPPRRRFKYVPIAVLEEAKKEITEIEDDEKIEEDEKIDEDNKVEQEDKVDEDKSVAQSSEMETVVEEKPDINDVPMEDTQDEEKIVQDEEKVVQDDEKIAQDEEKVVRQDLNESTVELGLNLNANDEDAEKDPKDDKPLEE from the exons ATGGAAGGAGTTGGGGCTCGGTTAGGTAGGTCCTCGACTCGTTACGGACCAGCAACGGTATTCACAGGTCCGGTaaggaagtggaagaagaagtgggTTCACGTTTCTCCTTCCGCCAAGAAGGACAATAACAACACTGCATCCGCCGCAGCCTCCGTTGTTAACAACGGTGGTGGTTCGAATTCCGACGGCAGTAACGGATCGCATTTATTGCTCTATAAATGGGCTCCATTGTCTCAGAATGGTAATGGCAATGAAGATGGTAATAAGAGTGAGAGTAATTCTCCGAGCGACGACTCTGTCACTGCAGCTGCAGCGGCTGAAGATCCTCCGCGACGGCGATTCAAATACGTGCCG ATTGCAGTACTTGAGGAAGCGAAGAAGGAAATTACTGAAATCGAGGATGATGAGAAGATTGAGGAGGATGAGAAGATTGATGAGGATAACAAGGTCGAGCAGGAAGACAAGGTTGATGAGGACAAAAGTGTAGCACAGTCTAGCGAGATGGAAACGGTAGTGGAGGAGAAGCCTGACATAAATGATGTTCCGATGGAAGATACACAG GATGAAGAGAAAATAGTACAGGATGAAGAAAAAGTAGTACAGGATGACGAAAAAATAGCACAGGATGAAGAAAAAGTAGTGCGACAAGATTTGAACGAAAGCACTGTGGAGTTAGGACTGAACTTGAATGCAAACGATGAGGATGCTGAAAAGGATCCAAAAGACGACAAGCCATTAGAAGAATGA
- the LOC104722801 gene encoding uncharacterized protein LOC104722801, producing MVSDQDLAKGVETLLRQSDPSSLTSLSSVVQQLEAKLGLDLTEKTTFIRDQINILLRSHPNNNPSAASASASVVQSQPPPPPSSQHLHHQHQHQNVHSGVNVPVVAKGHFTLQHPSQFSVSQAQQYPPHFALQPPYHSYDLNFRQLYPAFMQPQHQQQSPRQQQSSVLLSQGANASPKESAPAGTKRKGGPGGLNKVCRVSPELQVVVGEPALPRTEIVRQLWAYIRKNNLQDPSNKRKIICDDALRVVFETDCTDMFKMNKLLAKHILPLDPSKDSGQAKRAKAEVETKTETPELTPVSSAPVSSTITLSESLSKFFGTGETEMTDEEIIRRVWEYIKLNNLEDPVNPMAIQCDEKLRDLLGCDSISAVGINEMLRRHMYKQS from the exons ATGGTGTCGGACCAGGATCTAGCGAAAGGAGTCGAGACTTTGCTAAGGCAATCTGACCCAAGCTCTCTCACATCGTTAAGCAGTGTTGTTCAGCAGCTTGAAGCTAAGTTAGGGTTAGACCTTACGGAGAAGACGACTTTTATCAGAGATCAGATCAATATCCTCCTCCGTTCTCACCCTAATAATAACCCTTCAGCCGCTTCCGCATCCGCTTCAGTCGTACAATCTCAGCCTCCTCCGCCGCCGTCTTCAcagcatcttcatcatcagcatcagcaTCAGAATGTGCACTCCGGTGTTAATGTTCCGGTGGTGGCGAAAGGGCATTTCACGCTTCAGCATCCGTCTCAATTCTCTGTTTCTCAAGCCCAGCAGTATCCTCCACATTTCGCGCTCCAGCCTCCTTATCACTCTTATGACCTAAATTTCCGGCAGCTGTATCCGGCTTTTATGCAGCCGCAGCATCAGCAGCAGTCTCCGCGACAACAACAATCCTCTGTGCTGCTTTCACAAGGCGCTAATGCTTCTCCAAAAGAAAG TGCTCCAGCTGGAACTAAAAGAAAGGGTGGTCCTGGAGGGCTAAACAAAGTCTGTAGGGTTTCTCCAGAACTTCAAGTCGTTGTTGGTGAACCTGCTCTTCCCAGAACTGAG ATTGTGAGGCAATTGTGGGCTTATATAAGGAAGAACAACCTCCAAGACCCGAGTAACAAGAGGAAGATCATCTGTGATGATGCATTGCGTGTGGTTTTTGAGACTGACTGCACTGACATGTTCAAAATGAATAAGTTGCTTGCTAAGCATATTCTCCCGCTTGATCCATCAA AGGACTCTGGTCAAGCAAAACGGGCAAAAGCTGAGGTGGAGACAAAGACTGAGACCCCAGAGCTAACACCTGTTAGTTCAGCTCCTGTTAGCTCAACTATTACATTATCGGAGTCACTTTCTAAGTTCTTTGGCACTGGTGAGACAGAGATGACAGACGAAGAGATCATTCGTCGTGTTTGGGAATACATCAAACTCAACAATTTAGAG GACCCCGTAAATCCAATGGCCATTCAGTGTGATGAAAAGCTTCGTGATCTTCTTGGATGTGACAGCATTTCAGCTGTGGGGATAAATGAGATGCTGAGGCGCCACATGTACAAGCAGTCGTGA
- the LOC104722804 gene encoding LOW QUALITY PROTEIN: phosphatidate cytidylyltransferase 2-like (The sequence of the model RefSeq protein was modified relative to this genomic sequence to represent the inferred CDS: deleted 1 base in 1 codon): MHKGIAAGDAPNTRVRHRKRNSDVGAGAGKSNGSHLLVNDTSKYKSFLVRAYSTLWMIGGFALIVYLGHLYITAMVVVIQIFMARELFNLLRKTHEDKHLPGFRLLNWHFFFTAMLFVYGRILSQRLVNTVTPDKVLYRLVTSLIKYHMAICYSLYLSGFVWFILTLKKKMYKYQFSQYAWTHMILIVVFTQSSFTVANIFEGIIWFLLPASLIVINDIFAYICGFFFGRTPLIKLSPKKTWEGFIGASITTVISAFLLANIMGRFLWLTCPREDLSTGWLHCDPGPLFKQETHALPGWISDLLPWKEITVLPVQWHALCFGLFASIIAPFGGFFASGFKRAFKIKDFGDSIPGHGGITDRMDCQMVMAVFAYIYHQSFVVPEVLSVDKLLDQIITNLPLEEQQALFMKLGQMLQEKLIGS, from the exons ATGCACAAGGGAATTGCTGCTGGTGATGCACCTAATACTCGTGTTCGGCATCGGAAGCGAAACAGTGAT GTTGGTGCAGGGGCAGGCAAATCAAATGGAAGCCATTTACTTGTCAATGACACTAGCAAATACAAATCTTTTCTCGTTCGAGCTTACTCCACTCTCTGGATGATTGGTGGTTTTGCTCTTATTGTTTACCTTGGTCATCTCTACATTACAGCCATGGTGGTTGTTATCCAGATTTTCATGGCGAGAGAACTTTTCAATTTGCTGAGA AAAACTCATGAAGATAAACATCTCCCTGGCTTTAGATTACTGAATTG GCACTTCTTTTTCACAGCTATGCTCTTTGTATATGGTCGAATACTTAGTCAACGGCTAGTCAATACTGTGACTCCAGACAAAGTCCTATATCGACTGGTCACCAGCCTCATCAAATACCACATGGCAATCTGTTACTCCTTGTATCTTTCCG gctttgtttggtttattctgACGCTGAAAAAGAAGATGTACAAATATCAGTTTAGCCAATATGCATGGACGCATATGATCTTAATTGTGGTGTTTACTCAGTCCTCATTCACCGTTGCCAACATCTTTGAAGGAATCATCTG GTTTCTCCTTCCTGCATCACTTATCGTCATCAATGACATATTTGCATACATCTGTGGTTTCTTCTTTGGAAGAACACCATTGATCAAGTTATCACCAAAGAAAACATGGGAGGGTTTCATTGGAGCTTCTATTACCACAGTGATTTCTGCATTCCTG CTTGCAAATATAATGGGTCGTTTCCTGTGGCTGACATGTCCAAGAGAG GACCTATCTACGGGCTGGCTTCACTGTGACCCTGGTCCATTGTTCAAGCAAGAGACACATGCTTTACCAGGATGGATTTCTGATCTG TTACCTTGGAAAGAAATTACTGTTTTACCAGTTCAGTGGCATGCTCTATGTTTTGGATTGTTCGCTTCTATAATAGCGCCTTTTGGTGGCTTCTTTGCCAGTGGTTTCAAAAGAGCTTTCAAAATCAAG GACTTTGGTGATAGTATTCCCGGACATGGCGGAATCACAGATAGGATGGATTGTCAG ATGGTCATGGCtgtttttgcatatatatatcatcaatcgTTTGTTGTACCTGAAGTCCTCTCTGTGGATAAGCTCTTAGACCAG ATAATCACAAACCTGCCATTGGAGGAACAACAAGCTCTATTCATGAAGCTTGGCCAAATGTTGCAGGAAAAGCTTATTGGATCTTAG
- the LOC104722808 gene encoding probable carboxylesterase SOBER1-like: MRTSRLTKPIVLLTTALLSTVFFFFVVFFFQNKPYLSSTSSSSSSRNPDSMARTFILWLHGLGDSGPANEPIKTLFRSPEFRNTKWLFPSAPSNPVSCNYGAVMPSWFDIPELPLTAGSPKDESSLLKAVKNIHAVIDKEIAGGINPENVYICGFSQGGALTLASVLLYPKTLGGGSVFSGWIPFNSSIISQFTEDAKKTPILWSHGIDDKTVLFEAGQAALPFLQQAGVTCEFKAYPDLGHSISNQELQYLESWIKQRMQSSSSSS, encoded by the exons ATGCGAACAAGTAGACTGACGAAACCGATCGTTCTTCTCACGACCGCACTATTGAgcactgtcttcttcttcttcgtagtcttcttcttccaaaacaaaCCTTACTTGTCatccacctcttcttcttcttcttcacggaACCCAGACTCCATGGCTCGAACCTTCATCTTATGGCTTCACGGGCTTGGTGATTCTGGACCTGCAAACGAACCCATCAAAACACTTTTCAGGTCCCCGGAGTTTAGGAACACTAAGTGGCTCTTCCCTTCTGCTCCATCAAATCCTGTCTCCTGCAATT ATGGTGCAGTGATGCCGTCTTGGTTTGACATCCCTGAGCTTCCTCTTACTGCG GGCTCTCCGAAAGATGAAAGCAGTTTGCTTAAAGCGGTTAAGAACATTCATGCTGTTATAGATAAGGAGATTGCAGGAGGCATAAACCCGGAAAATGTGTATATCTGTGGATTTAGCCAAGGAG GTGCATTAACCTTGGCTAGTGTTCTTCTTTACCCGAAAACTCTTGGAGGAGGTTCAGTCTTTAGCGGATGGATTCCGTTCAACTCTTCGATCATCAGTCAGTTTACTGAAGATGCTAAAAAG ACACCAATCTTGTGGTCTCATGGCATAGATGACAAGACTGTACTATTCGAAGCTGGTCAAGCAgctcttccttttcttcaacAAGCTGGTGTGACTTGTGAATTCAag GCTTATCCGGATCTTGGACACTCGATCAGTAATCAGGAGCTGCAGTATCTGGAGTCATGGATCAAACAACGGATGCAGagctcgtcttcttcttcttaa
- the LOC104722802 gene encoding U4/U6.U5 tri-snRNP-associated protein 2-like isoform X2, with protein sequence MKASVLSIYRFSRAQVEELDKNRQWSRALDGSDYLPGMVGLNNIQKTEFVNVTIQSLMRVTPLRNFFLIPENYQHCKSPLVHRFGELTRKIWHARNFKGQVSPHEFLQAVMKASKKRFRIGQQSDPVEFMSWLLNTLHMDLRPSKDASSIIHQCFQGELEVVKEYQGNENKESSRMPFLMLGLDLPPPPLFKDVMEKNIIPQVALFDLLKKFDGETVTEVVRPKLARMRYRITRSPPYLMFHMVRFKKNNFFKEKNPTLVNFPVKDMELRDYIPSLPTAPEGEKVCSKYNLIANIVHDGKPEDGYFRVFVQRKSQELWYEMQDLHVAETLSQMVELSEAYMQIYEQQEK encoded by the exons ATGAAGGCTTCGGTGCTATCCATTTACAGGTTTAGTAGGGCTCAAGTAGAAGAGCTCGACAAGAATAGGCAGTGGTCTAGGGCTCTTGATGGCTCTGACTATCTTCCGGGAATG GTGGGATTGAACAACATACAAAAGACGGAGTTTGTGAATGTTACAATCCAATCGTTGATGAGAGTTACTCCTTTAAGGAACTTCTTCCTCATTCCTGAGAATTATCAGCATTGCAAGTCTCCTCTTGTTCACCGTTTTGGAGAACTCACTCGGAAGATTTGGCATGCTCGAAACTTTAAAGGACAG GTGAGTCCACATGAATTCTTGCAAGCTGTCATGAAGGCCAGCAAGAAACGATTTAGGATAGGCCAACAGTCAGATCCAGTTGAGTTTATGTCGTGGCTCCTCAACACTTTGCACATGGATCTTAGGCCTTCAAAGGACGCCAGCAGTATCATCCACCAGTGCTTCCAG GGTGAGTTGGAGGTTGTGAAAGAGTATCAAGgcaatgaaaacaaagaaagctcCAGGATGCCTTTTCTGATGCTTGGGCTAGATTTGCCACCGCCTCCTCTTTTCAAAGATGTCATGGAGAAAAACATAATTCCGCAG GTTGCTCTATTCGATTTATTGAAGAAGTTTGATGGAGAAACTGTGACAGAGGTGGTTCGCCCAAAGCTAGCCAGAATGAGATATCGTATAACCAGATCGCCTCCTTACTTGATGTTCCATATGGTTCGGTTCAAGAAGAATAACTTTTTCAAGGAGAAGAACCCTACCCTGG TTAACTTCCCAGTGAAGGACATGGAGCTGAGGGATTACATACCATCATTGCCTACAGCCCCTGAAGGCGAGAAGGTGTGTTCAAAGTATAATCTAATCGCTAACATTGTACATGATGGTAAGCCTGAGGATGGGTACTTCAGAGTCTTTGTGCAGAGGAAGTCACAAGAACTATG GTACGAGATGCAGGATTTGCATGTTGCAGAGACACTTTCCCAAATGGTAGAACTATCGGAAGCATACATGCAGATATATGAGCAGCAGGAGAAATAG
- the LOC104722805 gene encoding golgin subfamily A member 6-like protein 22 isoform X1 encodes MEGVGARLGRSSTRYGPATVFTGPVRKWKKKWVHVSPSAKKDNNNTASAAASVVNNGGGSNSDGSNGSHLLLYKWAPLSQNGNGNEDGNKSESNSPSDDSVTAAAAAEDPPRRRFKYVPIAVLEEAKKEITEIEDDEKIEEDEKIDEDNKVEQEDKVDEDKSVAQSSEMETVVEEKPDINDVPMEDTQQDEEKIVQDEEKVVQDDEKIAQDEEKVVRQDLNESTVELGLNLNANDEDAEKDPKDDKPLEE; translated from the exons ATGGAAGGAGTTGGGGCTCGGTTAGGTAGGTCCTCGACTCGTTACGGACCAGCAACGGTATTCACAGGTCCGGTaaggaagtggaagaagaagtgggTTCACGTTTCTCCTTCCGCCAAGAAGGACAATAACAACACTGCATCCGCCGCAGCCTCCGTTGTTAACAACGGTGGTGGTTCGAATTCCGACGGCAGTAACGGATCGCATTTATTGCTCTATAAATGGGCTCCATTGTCTCAGAATGGTAATGGCAATGAAGATGGTAATAAGAGTGAGAGTAATTCTCCGAGCGACGACTCTGTCACTGCAGCTGCAGCGGCTGAAGATCCTCCGCGACGGCGATTCAAATACGTGCCG ATTGCAGTACTTGAGGAAGCGAAGAAGGAAATTACTGAAATCGAGGATGATGAGAAGATTGAGGAGGATGAGAAGATTGATGAGGATAACAAGGTCGAGCAGGAAGACAAGGTTGATGAGGACAAAAGTGTAGCACAGTCTAGCGAGATGGAAACGGTAGTGGAGGAGAAGCCTGACATAAATGATGTTCCGATGGAAGATACACAG CAGGATGAAGAGAAAATAGTACAGGATGAAGAAAAAGTAGTACAGGATGACGAAAAAATAGCACAGGATGAAGAAAAAGTAGTGCGACAAGATTTGAACGAAAGCACTGTGGAGTTAGGACTGAACTTGAATGCAAACGATGAGGATGCTGAAAAGGATCCAAAAGACGACAAGCCATTAGAAGAATGA
- the LOC104722807 gene encoding carboxylesterase SOBER1, protein MARIFILWLHGLGDSGPANEFIQTQFKSADLKNAVWLFPSAPFNPVTCNNGAVMRSWFDVPELPFEVGSPIDESSVLEAVKSVHSIIDQEIAQGTNPENVFICGLSQGGALTLASVLLYPKTLGGGAVLSGWVPLSSSIISQFPEEAKKTPILWSHGTDDNLVLYEAGQAAIPFLNEAGVTCEFKSYPGLGHSISNKELKYIESWIKRRLKTSSSSTCLQLNCLKDLLS, encoded by the exons ATGGCTCGAATCTTCATCCTGTGGCTTCACGGTTTGGGAGATTCTGGACCTGCCAATGAATTCATCCAAACACAATTCAAATCCGCGGATTTGAAGAACGCTGTGTGGCTCTTCCCTTCTGCTCCATTCAATCCTGTTACCTGCAACA ATGGTGCGGTGATGCGCTCTTGGTTTGACGTTCCTGAACTTCCTTTTGAAGTG GGCTCTCCAATTGATGAAAGCAGCGTGCTTGAAGCAGTTAAGAGCGTGCATTCCATTATAGACCAGGAGATTGCTCAAGGAACCAATCCTGAAAACGTTTTTATCTGTGGATTAAGCCAAGGAG GAGCATTAACATTGGCTAGTGTTCTTCTCTACCCAAAAACTCTTGGAGGAGGAGCAGTCCTAAGCGGATGGGTTCCATTAAGTTCTTCAATCATCAGTCAGTTTCCGGAAGAGGCTAAGAAG ACACCAATCTTGTGGTCTCATGGCACTGATGACAACCTTGTACTCTATGAAGCTGGTCAAGCTGCTATTCCTTTTCTCAACGAAGCAGGTGTTACCTGTGAATTCAAG TCATATCCTGGTCTCGGGCACTCAATCAGCAATAAGGAGCTCAAGTATATAGAGTCATGGATCAAGAGACGGTTGAAGACTTCGTCTTCGTCTACTTGTCTTCAACTTAATTGTCTTAAAGATTTGTTAAGTTAA
- the LOC104722806 gene encoding mitochondrial pyruvate carrier 4, producing the protein MATSKLQAIWNHPAGPKTIHFWAPTFKWGISIANIADFAKPPEKLSYPQQIAVTCTGVIWSRYSMVINPKNWNLFSVNVAMAGTGIYQLARKIKHDFATEAEPAVANE; encoded by the exons ATGGCGACTTCGAAGCTTCAAGCTATCTGGAATCACCCTGCCGGTCCTAAAACCA TTCATTTCTGGGCACCGACGTTCAAGTGGGGTATTAGTATTGCCAACATTGCAGACTTTGCCAAACCTCCAGAGAAACTTTCTTATCCTCAACAAATTG CTGTTACATGCACTGGAGTTATCTGGTCTCGCTACAGCATGGTAATCAATCCG AAAAACTGGAACCTCTTCAGCGTTAATGTTGCTATGGCAGGGACAGGCATATACCAGCTTGCTCGTAAAATTAA GCACGATTTTGCAACCGAAGCTGAGCCTGCTGTTGCGAACGAATGA
- the LOC104722803 gene encoding alkaline ceramidase 3-like — translation MADGISSFWGPVTSTIECCEMNYAYSSYIAEFYNTISNVPGILLALIGLVNALRQRFEKRFSILHISNMILAIGSMLYHATLQHVQQQSDETPMVWEILLYMYILYSPDWHYRSTMPTFLFLYGAAFAVVHAFLRFGIGFKVHYVILCLLCIPRMYKYYIHTEDTAAKRIAKWYVATILVGSICWICDRVFCKTISQWPVNPQGHALWHVFMSFNSYCANTFLMFCRAQQRGWNPKVKYFLGVLPYVKIEKPKTQ, via the exons ATGGCTGATGGGATATCGAGCTTTTGGGGTCCCGTGACTTCTACTATAGAGTGTTGTGAGATGAACTACGCCTACTCTTCCTACATTGCTGAGTTCTATAACACCATATCCAATGTCCCTGGAATCCTATTGGCTCTCATTGGTCTTGTCAATGCGTTAAGGCAACGGTTTGAAAAGAGGTTTAGCATTCTTCACATCTCTAATATGATACTTGCTATCGGCAGCATGCTCTACCATGCCACTTTGCAACACGT GCAACAACAGAGTGATGAGACCCCAATGGTGTGGGAGATACTTCTTTACATGTACATCCTTTACTCACCAGACTGGCATTACCGAAGCACAATGCCCACTTTCCTCTTCCTCTACGGTGCTGCCTTTGCTGTAGTCCATGCTTTCCTCAGGTTTGGCATTGGTTTCAAGGTCCACTACGTGATCCTTTGCCTTCTATGCATCCCTCGGATGTACAAGTACTACATTCACACAGAGGACACTGCAGCCAAAAGGATTGCCAAATGGTATGTTGCTACGATCCTAGTGGGAAGCATTTGCTGGATCTGTGACCGTGTCTTCTGCAAGACGATATCTCAGTGGCCTGTGAATCCTCAGGGGCATGCTCTATGGCATGTGTTCATGAGTTTCAACTCTTACTGTGCAAACACATTCTTGATGTTCTGTCGAGCTCAGCAACGTGGATGGAATCCAAAGGTAAAATACTTTCTGGGAGTTCTTCCTTACGTCAAGATTGAGAAGCCGAAAACACaatga
- the LOC104722802 gene encoding U4/U6.U5 tri-snRNP-associated protein 2-like isoform X1: protein MKSEREVKNGVSEEEREVKRKRSDSPPPPLGFNNPLLPLANAYDDDDEDEENEQKKSQTRGVVKGEGNGNKAQEEEVDDDEDDDAFKGRRKRSRNVEVRRDCPYLDTVNRQVLDFDFERFCSVSLSNLNVYACLVCGKYFQGRSQKSHAYTHSLEADHHVYINLLTEKVYCLPDGYEINDPSLDDIRHVLNPRFSRAQVEELDKNRQWSRALDGSDYLPGMVGLNNIQKTEFVNVTIQSLMRVTPLRNFFLIPENYQHCKSPLVHRFGELTRKIWHARNFKGQVSPHEFLQAVMKASKKRFRIGQQSDPVEFMSWLLNTLHMDLRPSKDASSIIHQCFQGELEVVKEYQGNENKESSRMPFLMLGLDLPPPPLFKDVMEKNIIPQVALFDLLKKFDGETVTEVVRPKLARMRYRITRSPPYLMFHMVRFKKNNFFKEKNPTLVNFPVKDMELRDYIPSLPTAPEGEKVCSKYNLIANIVHDGKPEDGYFRVFVQRKSQELWYEMQDLHVAETLSQMVELSEAYMQIYEQQEK, encoded by the exons ATGAAAAGTGAGAGAGAAGTTAAGAATGGTGTTtctgaggaagagagagaggtgaagaggaagaggtcTGATTCGCCACCTCCACCACTGGGTTTTAATAACCCTCTTTTGCCGTTGGCTAATGCTTACGATGACGACGATGAGGATGAGGAGAACGAGCAGAAGAAATCTCAAACTCGTGGAGTTGTGAAAGGAGAAGGGAACGGTAACAAAGCTCAAGAAGAGGAAGTCGAtgacgacgaagatgatgatgccTTTAAGGGGAGAAGAAAGCGTTCACGCAATGTTGAAGTTCGTCGTGATTGTCCTTATCTTGATACTGTTAATCGTCAG GTGTTGGATTTTGATTTCGAGAGGTTTTGTTCTGTGTCCTTGTCAAATTTGAATGTGTATGCTTGTCTCGTCTGCGGTAAGTATTTCCAAGGGAGGAGCCAGAAGTCTCATGCTTACACGCACAGTTTGGAAGCAGACCACCATGTTTACATCAATCTTCTGACGGAGAAGGTTTACTGTCTTCCTGATGGTTACGAGATCAATGACCCTTCTTTGGATGACATTCGCCATGTTTTAAACCCAAG GTTTAGTAGGGCTCAAGTAGAAGAGCTCGACAAGAATAGGCAGTGGTCTAGGGCTCTTGATGGCTCTGACTATCTTCCGGGAATG GTGGGATTGAACAACATACAAAAGACGGAGTTTGTGAATGTTACAATCCAATCGTTGATGAGAGTTACTCCTTTAAGGAACTTCTTCCTCATTCCTGAGAATTATCAGCATTGCAAGTCTCCTCTTGTTCACCGTTTTGGAGAACTCACTCGGAAGATTTGGCATGCTCGAAACTTTAAAGGACAG GTGAGTCCACATGAATTCTTGCAAGCTGTCATGAAGGCCAGCAAGAAACGATTTAGGATAGGCCAACAGTCAGATCCAGTTGAGTTTATGTCGTGGCTCCTCAACACTTTGCACATGGATCTTAGGCCTTCAAAGGACGCCAGCAGTATCATCCACCAGTGCTTCCAG GGTGAGTTGGAGGTTGTGAAAGAGTATCAAGgcaatgaaaacaaagaaagctcCAGGATGCCTTTTCTGATGCTTGGGCTAGATTTGCCACCGCCTCCTCTTTTCAAAGATGTCATGGAGAAAAACATAATTCCGCAG GTTGCTCTATTCGATTTATTGAAGAAGTTTGATGGAGAAACTGTGACAGAGGTGGTTCGCCCAAAGCTAGCCAGAATGAGATATCGTATAACCAGATCGCCTCCTTACTTGATGTTCCATATGGTTCGGTTCAAGAAGAATAACTTTTTCAAGGAGAAGAACCCTACCCTGG TTAACTTCCCAGTGAAGGACATGGAGCTGAGGGATTACATACCATCATTGCCTACAGCCCCTGAAGGCGAGAAGGTGTGTTCAAAGTATAATCTAATCGCTAACATTGTACATGATGGTAAGCCTGAGGATGGGTACTTCAGAGTCTTTGTGCAGAGGAAGTCACAAGAACTATG GTACGAGATGCAGGATTTGCATGTTGCAGAGACACTTTCCCAAATGGTAGAACTATCGGAAGCATACATGCAGATATATGAGCAGCAGGAGAAATAG